From the Pseudomonas monsensis genome, the window AGTTTCTTCGGGTTCAGCGGCTGGCCGGCAGCGAACGCCGGGCACGCCGCTTCGCACTTGCCGCACTGCACACAGGCGTCGAAACCGAGCAACTGGTTCCAGGTGAAATCCTTGGGTTTTTCCACGCCCAGCGGCGCCGATGGATCGTTGAGATCCAGCGGTTTCAAGCCCGTGGAACGGCCGCCGCCAAAGCGTTCGGCGCGACGGTGCCAGGCCAGATGCAGGGCACCGGCGAAGGCGTGCTTCATCGGCCCGCCCCAGGTCATGCCGAAGAACAATTCCGACACGCCCCACAGCACGCCAATCCCGAGAATCGCCGCCAGCAGCCAACCACCGAAGTTTTCCGGGAGGATACCGGCCACCGGCAGCGTCACCAGAAAGAACGAGGCAGAGAACGCCAGCAGGCTTTTCGGCAGGCGCATCCACGGGCCTTTCGACAACCGCGCCGGCGGGTTGAGCCGACGCCGGTAAACGAAAATCGCGCCGACGAACATCACCGCCGTCATCAACAGCAGCGCGTAACCGAGGAGGCGGTTATGCAGGCCGAAACCGTGCACCAGAATCGCCAGCACGATCGACGCCACCGCACCGCCGGCCGTGGCGACGTGGGTGTTGGCGATGTATTTGTCCCGCGCCACCACGTGGTGCAGGTCGACCATGTAGCGCTTGGGCATGGCGAACAGGCCGCCAATCAGATCGACCTTCGAGGCTCGGCCCCGACGCCACATGGCCACCCGCCGCAACGCGCCCAGCACCGCAAGGGCGATGGCTGCGAACAACAGGATTGGAAGAAGGGTGTTCAACATAGGTGAAGCTCCCAAAGACCGCAGGGTCTTGCAGGTCGAGTTGCCTTACTCGGTCACTGTGGGAGCGAGCTTGCTCGCGAAGGCGGACTGACATTCAACATTGATGTCGACTGATCCACCGCTTTCGCGAGCAAGCTCGCTCCCACAGGGTTGTGTGCAAGCCTTTAGAAGTCTTTACACAGTCTGAGCGCGTCATAGATCGCAGCATGGGTATTACGCTGCGCCACGCAGTCGCCGATGCGGAACAGCAAGTAGCCGTCACCGGTGGTGCTCAACGAAGGCTGCGGCTTGATCGCAAACAGCGCGTCAATGTCGATCTGGCCCTTGTTGCGCGAACCGTCCTTGAGCCCGTAATACAGCTCTTCGTCAGGACGCACGCCGTTTTCCACCACCACCTGATCGACCACCCGCTCCTCTTTGGCGCCGGTGTATTCGTTCTCCAGCACCGCCACCAGCTTGTCGCCTTCGCGGTAGACCTTCTCCAGCATCATGTCGCCGGTCATGATCACTTCTTTCGGGTACATGCTGCGGTAGTAAGTCGGGAACGACGTACCGCCGATGGCCACGCCCGGCTTGATGTCGTCGGTGACGATCTCGACCTGGCTGCCCTTGTCGGCGAGGAAGTCCGCCACCGACATCCCGGTGAATTCGCAAATGGTATCGTAGACCAGCACGTTCTTGCCCGGCGCAACCTTGCCGTCGAGCACGTCCCAGCTGCTGACCACCAGCCCTTCGGCAGCGCCCCAGTGTTCGTTCTGCTCAAGGAACGGATGCCCGCCCACTGCCAGCACCACCACGTCCGGACGCAAGTCGAGAATGGTCGCCGCATCCGCAGCAGTGCCCAGGCGCAGGTCGACTTTCAGCCGCGCCAGCTCCAGCTGGAACCAGCGGGTGATGCCGGCGATCTGGTCTCGTTGCGGCGCTTTCGACGCGGTAGTGATCTGCCCGCCGATGAATTCTTTCTTCTCGAACAGGGTCACGTCGTGGCCACGTTCGGCCGCCACGCGTGCAGCTTCCATCCCGGCAGGGCCGGCACCAACCACCACGACTTTGCGTTTCGGCCCGGTGGATTTCTCGATGATGTGCGGCACGCCCATGTATTCGCGGGAGGTTGCGGCGTTCTGGATGCACAGCACATCCAGCCCCTGATACTGGCGGTCGATGCAGTAGTTGGCGCCGACGCACTGTTTGATCTGATCGACCTGCCCCATCTTGATCTTGGCGATCAAGTGCGGGTCGGCGATGTGCGCGCGCGTCATGCCGACCATGTCGACGTAACCGCCTTCAAGGATGCGCGTGGCCTGGTTCGGGTCCTTGATGTTCTGCGCGTGCAGCACCGGAGCCTTGACCACTTCCTTGATCCCGGCGGCCAGGTGCAGGAACGGCTCCGGTGGATAACTCATGTTGGGGATAACGTTGGCCAGGGTGTTGTGGGTGTCGCAACCCGAGCCGACCACGCCGATGAAGTCGATCATGCCGGTGTCATCGTAGTACTTGGCGATCTGCTTCATGTCCTCGTGGGACAAGCCGTCCGGGTGGAATTCATCACCGCACAGACGGATGCCGACGCAGAAATCGTCGCCGACTTCCTTGCGCACAGCCTTGAGCACTTCGAGGCCGAAACGCATGCGATTTTCGAAGCTGCCACCCCACTCGTCGGTACGCTTGTTGACGCGCGGGCTCCAGAACTGGTCGATCATGTGCTGGTGCACGGCGGACAGTTCGACACCGTCCAGACCACCGGCCTTGGCCCGTGCAGCGGCGGTGGCATAGTTGCCGATGACGCGCCAGATTTCTTCCGGCTCGATAGTCTTGCAGGTCGCGCGGTGTACCGGTTCACGGATGCCCGACGGCGACAACAGGGTCGGCCAGTGCTCACCGTCCCAGCGCGAGCGGCGGCCCATGTGGGTAATCTGGATCATGATCTTGGCGCCATGCTTGTGCATGGCGTCAGCCAGATTCTGGAAGTGCGGAATGATCCGGTCGTCCGCCAGGTTCACCGATTTCCACCAGCCTTGCGGGCTGTCGATGGCTACGCTGGAGGAACCGCCGCAGATCGCCAGGCCGATGCCGCCCTTGGCTTTCTCTTCGTAGTATTTGACGTAGCGGTCGGTGGTCATGCCGCCGTCGGTCGCGTAGACCTCGGCGTGCGCGGTACTGAGCACGCGGTTGCGGATGGTCAGTTTGCCGATCTGGATCGGCTGGAACATTGCTTCGAAAGCCATGGCGGGTTCCTCGACTTACAACGGCTTGACGGTGAACAGGCCGTCGTCGTGGCCTTCTTCGGAGCCACCGTAGACTTGCTCGGCAACCGTGCGAATCTTGCTGCCGCGCGCCTCAAGAATCTGATCCATGGCCCCGGCAAACCAGCCGGTGAACATGTAGTCGACCTTGCGTCCGACCTTGCCGTAGACGTAGACGAACGCCGAGTGTTCGAGTTTGACGCTGGCGGTGCCTTTGTCGAGGTCGATGTCCTGAATCTTGAACAGGCCCCAGCCACGTTGCGACAGGCGCTTCATGTAGTGCTCGAACACCGCGACGCCTTCCAGGCCATGGCATTCAGCTTCTTTTTCACACCAGTGCCAGGCGGACTTGTAGCCGGCCTTGTAGAGGATTTCGGCATAGGCTTCGGCGCCCAGCACTTCCTCGATGCCCATGTGGTTGTTGACGAAAAAGTGGCGTGGCACGTACAGCATCGGCAGGGCGTCGGAGGTCCAGACACCGGTTTCGCTGTCGACTTCGATTGGCAATTGCGGGGCGATCTTGGCCATGGAAACTTAACTCCAGAAAAAATTAGATTCAGTGTTGGCCGCAGCCCTCACCCCAGCCCTCTCCCGCAGGAGAGGGGGCAGCTCGGCGGCGGTCTTGAGTAAGCGTTACTCGCCCCAGACGTCTTTGAGGACGTTGACCCAGTTTTCGCCCATGATCTTGCGCACCACGCGCTCGGAGTGGCCGCGCTTGAGCAGGGTTTCGGTCAGGTTCGGGAACTCGCCGACGGTGCGGATGCCCAGCGGGTTGATGATCTTGCCGAAGCTGGTCAGACGCCGGGCGTAGCCCTTGTCGTGAGTCAGGTATTCGAAGAAGTCCTGGCCGTGACCCTGGGTGAAGTCGGTGCCGATGCCGATGGCGTCTTCGCCGACGATGTTCATGGTGTATTCGATGGCTTCGGCGTAGTCGTCGATGGTCGAGTCGATACCCTTGGCGAGGAACGGCGCGAACATGGTCACACCGACGAAACCGCCGTGGTCGGCAATGAACTTCAGTTCTTCATCGGACTTGTTGCGCGGGTGCTCTTTCAGACCCGACGGCAGGCAGTGGGAATAGCAGACCGGTTTTTTCGATTCGAGGATGACTTCTTCAGAAGTCTTGGAACCGACGTGGGACAGGTCGCACATGACGCCGACGCGATTCATCTCGGCGACGATTTCGCGACCGAAGCCCGACAGGCCGCCGTCACGCTCGTAGCAACCGGTGCCCACCAGGTTCTGGGTGTTGTAGCACATCTGCACAATGCCGACGCCGAGCTGCTTGAACACCTCGACATAGCCGATCTGGTCTTCAAACGCATGGGCGTTCTGGAAGCCGAAGAGGATGCCGGTCTTGCCCTGCTCCTTGGCGCGACGGATGTCGGCGGTGGTGCGCACGGGCATCACCAGGTCGCTGTTTTCGCGGATCAGTTTCTGGCTGGCGGCAATATTGTTCACAGTCGCCTGAAAGCCTTCCCACACCGACACAGTGCAGTTGGCCGCCGTCAGACCGCCCTTGCGCATGTCTTCGAACAGCTCGCGGTTCCATTTGGCAATGATCAGACCGTCGATAACGATGCTGTCGGCGTGTAATTCGGCTGGGCTCATCAGGCGTCCCCTTATTGGCGATTCATGCGCCGAATCGTCTGCCGGCGCTTTGGGGCCAGCATATGCCTCGGTGCAGGGGCGACCGGGTGCAAAAACGACAGGGGAATTGCCGAAAGCGTCAATCCGCGACAAAGGGTCGCCGGACGCTCCGATCAGCTACCTGTTCAAGCCCGCCAGCTTGAGCCAGAATCTGGCGCATCTTGGATACACCACTGGATTAGAGCGGCGACAACATGAAATCGATCTTCCTGGCACTGGCCCTGATTGCGACCGGCGTACACGCCGCCGAAGAGACCGACAACAACCCGTGCGACGCGGTGGAAAACGACATCCAGACCCTGGAATGCTCGACCTACAGCCGCACCACCGCCGAAGACCTGCTCAAGGACAACTACGCCAGCCTCAACGAACGCATGCAGACGGCGTATGGCAAGAACCCGACGCAATTGGCGGACATTACCGCCAAGATCAAGACGGCTCAGCAGCAGTGGTTGAAGACGCGGGACGCGGATTGTGCGGTGGAAGCGTTTCCGGCTACGGCGGGGAGCAAGGCGTTCACGATTGCGCAGAATGATTGCGTGGCGCGGATGAGTGATGAACGGTCGGAGTTTTTGGAGTCGATTGTGCAGGAATAGTCCTCAAAATTTGAAGGAAAATTGGCACTGCTTTTTGCATTTGCCTCGTGAAACTCTTCTTCTTACGGCACATGCCGACTTCGCCTACACCTATTGCGTGAAAGCTCCGATCTACGGGCCTTTCACGCAATATGCTGACAACAGTTCTTGATTGGTCGCCTTGAAAATATAAGTAAAGATTCGCGAATCTTATAAAAGACTTATATTCTTCCATAAACAGCATCCACTGGACACGAAAGGCCGTTAAGCAACTCTTGAAATTGCATTCTGTGCATCAGGTAAAGGTTCGGGATGCTGTTACGGCGCTTGCCGACATGCCTGATGTGGGCAATGTCAAAGCACTGATTGGCCATGACTACTCCTACCGCCTGCGTGTCGGCAATTATCGAGTGATGTTCGACTGGGGCGGAGCAATCAAAGTGGTCAGTATTCAAGAGGTCAAAAAACGCGATGAACGCACCTACTGACATCCAAATCATTAATGACGCCGAGGGCAAACCAGCCTTTGTGGTCATTCCGTACGCGCAGTACGTTGCGCAAAAAATGCAGCCCGACCTGATTCCCCATGAGGTTGTCAGTCGCATGGTCGACGGGGCAACACCGATCCGTGCCTGGCGCGAACACCTCAATCTGACTCAAGAAGAAGTCGCCAAACGCATGGGTATTTCACAACCGGCGTTTGCTCAGCAGGAAACAGTCGCCAAGCCTCGCAAGGCCACGCGCGAGAAAATTGCGTCGGCGTTCGGCATCACCGCCAATCAGCTTGAGCTGTAAGCTGCCCTCTTCACTTCAAGGAATTCCCCATGAACATCTGCGGCATCGAAATCAAAGGCAGCGAAGCGATCATCGCCGTGGCCGCTCTCGACGGGGCAACGCTGAGCCATGTGGCGCTCAATACCAAGAAAATCGCCCTCGACGATGATGACGAGGCGGCCAACGTCAAACGCTTCGCGGCGCAGGTCGCGTCGTTTGTGCGCGAGCATTCGATTGACCGGATTGCGATCAAGAAACGCAGCAAGAAGGGCGAGTTTGCCGGTGGGCCGACCACGTTCAAGATCGAGGGTGTGTTTCAACTGCTGGACGGGTGTGAGGTGACGCTGTTGTCGCCGCAGACGATCAACGCGCAGGCGAAGAAGCATAATTTCGAGCTGCCGGGGACGCTGAACAAGTATCAGCATGAGGCTTACAAAGCGGCGTGTTCGGCGCTGGTGAAGAAGTAACCTGTTCGCGCAAGCACAGTAAATCCATGTGGGAGCGAGCTTGCTCGCGAAGATGGAGTGTCAGTCGACAGTTTTTTCGAATGATCTACCGCGTTCGCGAGCAAGCTCGCTCCCACAGGTTTATTTGCTGGTCTCAAGATCAGGCCTGGGCGGTACGCCGGTCTTCACGGGGGCAGCGCGCAAAGCGTGCGCGATAGCTGCGGGTGAAGTAGGACGGAGATTCAAACCCGCAGGCGATGCCGACTTCAAGCACGCTCATGTCGGTCTGGCGCAGTAGCTGCCGGGCCTTTTCCAGGCGCAGGCGCAGGTAGAAATTGCTCGGCGTGTCATTCAAGTGCAGCCGAAACAAACGCTCCAGCTGCCGCCGCGTCACCTTGATCGAATCCGCCAATTGCAGCGTGGTCAGTGGCGGCTCGCTGTGCTGCTCCATCTCACCAATCACCTGCACCAGCTTCTTGTTGCTGATGCCGTAGCGCGTAGCGACTTCCATGCGCTGGTGGTCTTTGCGCGGGCGGATCCGCCCCAATACGAACTGCTCGCTGACCTGAATCGCCAGTTGCGGGCCGTGAGCCTGGGCGATCAGATCGAGCATTAAGTCGATAGACGCGGTGCCACCGGCCGACGTGATGCGCCGGCGGTCAATCTCGAACAGTTCCTGGGTCACACTGAGCTGTGGATACGATTCCTTGAACGCATCAATGGCCTCCCAGTGCAGGGTCAGGCGATGACCATCGAGCAAACCGGCCTCAGCGAGCACGAAGCTGCCGGTGTCGATCGCGCCGAGGGTCACGCCTTCGTTGTCCAGCCGTCGCAACCAGTGCTCAAGAGTGGGCGTGGCGAACTTCAGCGGTTCGAATCCGGCCACCACCAACAACGTCGCACCTTTCTTCAGCGGCTCCAGCGCCGCATCGGCGTTGACCGACATGCCATTGCTCGCCAGCACCGCCCCGCCATCAGCACTGAGCACGTGCCAGCGATACAGCTCGCCACGAAAGCGGTTGGCCACCCGCAGCGGTTCAATCGCAGAGATAAAGCCGATGGCGGAGAACCCCGGCATCAGCAAGAAATAGAAATCCTGGGACATGGGCGCACTCGATTCGCGGGTAACGAGAGGGAGGGGAGCGTGGATCGTTGATACGCCGATTGTCGTCAGCGTTCAAGCGCGCAGGTCGCTACAGTGCAAATGCCAGTCGCCGCAGTGCGTTTTTACGGGGGCGTAGCTGCGTAACTTGGCATCACCGGCGCATCAGACGCCGGAAACCACAATAAACGACCTGCCGAGGAACCCGACATGAAACGACTGATCAGCAGCTGTGTTCTTGCACTCAGCGGTACCGCTTTCTTGAGCGCCAGCGTCATGGCGGCCGAACCCGCCTCGTGCCAGAACGTGCGCATGGGCGTGGTCAACTGGACCGACGTGATCGCCACCAGTGCCATGACCCAGGTCCTGCTCGACGGCCTCGGCTACAGCACCAAACAAACCAGCGCCTCCCAGCAAATCATCTTCGCCGGGATCCGCGATCAGCGCCTGGACCTGTTCCTCGGCTACTGGAACCCGCTGATGACCCAGACCATCACCCCGTTCGTCGACGCCAATCAGGTCAAGGTTCTGCCGGCGCCGAGCCTGAAGGACGCCCGCGCCACCCTCGCCGTGCCGACCTATCTGGCCGACAAGGGCCTGAAAACCTTCGCCGACATCGCCAAATTCGAGAAGGAACTGGGCGGCAAGATTTACGGCATCGAACCGGGCTCGGGCGCCAACACGCAGATCAAGGCAATGATCGCCAAGAACCAGTTCGGCCTCGGCAAATTCCAGCTGGTCGAGTCCAGCGAAGCCGGGATGCTCGCCGCCGTTGACCGTGCCGTGCGCCGCAAGGAGGCCGTGGTGTTCTTCGGCTGGGCGCCGCACCCGATGAACGTCAACGTAAAAATGACTTACCTCACCGGCAGCGACGACGCCCTCGGCCCGAACGAAGGCATGGCCACCGTCTGGACCGTCACCGCGCCGAAATACGCCGAACAATGCCCGAACGTCGGCCGTCTGCTGAGCAACCTGACGTTCACCGCCGAAGACGAGAGCCGGATGATGCAACCGCTGCTCGATCACAAAGACGCCTTCGAATCGGCCAGGCAGTGGCTCAAGGATCACCCGGAAGACAAGCAGCGCTGGCTCGACGGTGTGACCACCTTCGACGGCAAACCGGCTGCTGAAAACCTGCAACTGACCAGCAAATAACCCTCGATTGAACAGCCCCTCACCCTCCCCCCGAGGAGAGGGGACTGACTGACGCTTCGCAGCCCGAAACAGGGCTGCGAACAGACCCATCACGCCTGAAGGAAACCGCACCATGAACCACGACGTCATCATCACCTGCGCACTCACCGGTGCTGGCGACACGACCGCCAAGAGCCCCCACGTGCCGGTCACCCCGAAACAGATCGCCGCTGCTGCCGTTGAAGCAGCCAAGGCCGGCGCCACCGTTGTGCACTGCCATGTGCGCGACCCGCAGACCGGCAAGTTCAGCCGTGACGTGGCGCTCTATCGCGAGGTGATGGAGCGCATCCGCGAAGCCGACGTCGACATCATCGTCAACCTCACCGCCGGCATGGGCGGCGACCTCGAAATCGGCGCGGGCGAGAACCCGATGGAGTTCGGTCCGAACACCGATCTGGTCGGCCCGCTGACCCGTCTGGCTCACGTTGAAGAGCTATTGCCGGAAATCTGCACCCTCGATTGCGGCACCCTGAACTTCGGCGATGGCGACACCATTTACGTGTCCACACCGGCACAACTGCGCGCCGGCGCCAAGCGCATCACCGAACTGGGGGTGAAGGCCGAGCTGGAGATTTTCGACACCGGGCACCTGTGGTTCGCCAAGCAGATGATCAAGGAAGGCCTGCTTGATAACCCACTGTTCCAGCTGTGCCTGGGCATTCCGTGGGGCGCACCGGCGGATACCACCACCATGAAAGCCATGGTCGACAACCTGCCCGCCGACGCGGTGTGGGCCGGGTTTGGCATCGGCCGGATGCAGATGCCGATG encodes:
- the dgcA gene encoding dimethylglycine demethylation protein DgcA, with protein sequence MAFEAMFQPIQIGKLTIRNRVLSTAHAEVYATDGGMTTDRYVKYYEEKAKGGIGLAICGGSSSVAIDSPQGWWKSVNLADDRIIPHFQNLADAMHKHGAKIMIQITHMGRRSRWDGEHWPTLLSPSGIREPVHRATCKTIEPEEIWRVIGNYATAAARAKAGGLDGVELSAVHQHMIDQFWSPRVNKRTDEWGGSFENRMRFGLEVLKAVRKEVGDDFCVGIRLCGDEFHPDGLSHEDMKQIAKYYDDTGMIDFIGVVGSGCDTHNTLANVIPNMSYPPEPFLHLAAGIKEVVKAPVLHAQNIKDPNQATRILEGGYVDMVGMTRAHIADPHLIAKIKMGQVDQIKQCVGANYCIDRQYQGLDVLCIQNAATSREYMGVPHIIEKSTGPKRKVVVVGAGPAGMEAARVAAERGHDVTLFEKKEFIGGQITTASKAPQRDQIAGITRWFQLELARLKVDLRLGTAADAATILDLRPDVVVLAVGGHPFLEQNEHWGAAEGLVVSSWDVLDGKVAPGKNVLVYDTICEFTGMSVADFLADKGSQVEIVTDDIKPGVAIGGTSFPTYYRSMYPKEVIMTGDMMLEKVYREGDKLVAVLENEYTGAKEERVVDQVVVENGVRPDEELYYGLKDGSRNKGQIDIDALFAIKPQPSLSTTGDGYLLFRIGDCVAQRNTHAAIYDALRLCKDF
- a CDS encoding DUF5943 domain-containing protein, producing MAKIAPQLPIEVDSETGVWTSDALPMLYVPRHFFVNNHMGIEEVLGAEAYAEILYKAGYKSAWHWCEKEAECHGLEGVAVFEHYMKRLSQRGWGLFKIQDIDLDKGTASVKLEHSAFVYVYGKVGRKVDYMFTGWFAGAMDQILEARGSKIRTVAEQVYGGSEEGHDDGLFTVKPL
- a CDS encoding dipeptidase, which encodes MSPAELHADSIVIDGLIIAKWNRELFEDMRKGGLTAANCTVSVWEGFQATVNNIAASQKLIRENSDLVMPVRTTADIRRAKEQGKTGILFGFQNAHAFEDQIGYVEVFKQLGVGIVQMCYNTQNLVGTGCYERDGGLSGFGREIVAEMNRVGVMCDLSHVGSKTSEEVILESKKPVCYSHCLPSGLKEHPRNKSDEELKFIADHGGFVGVTMFAPFLAKGIDSTIDDYAEAIEYTMNIVGEDAIGIGTDFTQGHGQDFFEYLTHDKGYARRLTSFGKIINPLGIRTVGEFPNLTETLLKRGHSERVVRKIMGENWVNVLKDVWGE
- a CDS encoding lysozyme inhibitor LprI family protein, whose protein sequence is MKSIFLALALIATGVHAAEETDNNPCDAVENDIQTLECSTYSRTTAEDLLKDNYASLNERMQTAYGKNPTQLADITAKIKTAQQQWLKTRDADCAVEAFPATAGSKAFTIAQNDCVARMSDERSEFLESIVQE
- a CDS encoding type II toxin-antitoxin system RelE family toxin → MNSIHWTRKAVKQLLKLHSVHQVKVRDAVTALADMPDVGNVKALIGHDYSYRLRVGNYRVMFDWGGAIKVVSIQEVKKRDERTY
- a CDS encoding helix-turn-helix domain-containing protein yields the protein MNAPTDIQIINDAEGKPAFVVIPYAQYVAQKMQPDLIPHEVVSRMVDGATPIRAWREHLNLTQEEVAKRMGISQPAFAQQETVAKPRKATREKIASAFGITANQLEL
- a CDS encoding DUF3010 family protein, which produces MNICGIEIKGSEAIIAVAALDGATLSHVALNTKKIALDDDDEAANVKRFAAQVASFVREHSIDRIAIKKRSKKGEFAGGPTTFKIEGVFQLLDGCEVTLLSPQTINAQAKKHNFELPGTLNKYQHEAYKAACSALVKK
- a CDS encoding GlxA family transcriptional regulator produces the protein MSQDFYFLLMPGFSAIGFISAIEPLRVANRFRGELYRWHVLSADGGAVLASNGMSVNADAALEPLKKGATLLVVAGFEPLKFATPTLEHWLRRLDNEGVTLGAIDTGSFVLAEAGLLDGHRLTLHWEAIDAFKESYPQLSVTQELFEIDRRRITSAGGTASIDLMLDLIAQAHGPQLAIQVSEQFVLGRIRPRKDHQRMEVATRYGISNKKLVQVIGEMEQHSEPPLTTLQLADSIKVTRRQLERLFRLHLNDTPSNFYLRLRLEKARQLLRQTDMSVLEVGIACGFESPSYFTRSYRARFARCPREDRRTAQA
- a CDS encoding choline ABC transporter substrate-binding protein, translating into MKRLISSCVLALSGTAFLSASVMAAEPASCQNVRMGVVNWTDVIATSAMTQVLLDGLGYSTKQTSASQQIIFAGIRDQRLDLFLGYWNPLMTQTITPFVDANQVKVLPAPSLKDARATLAVPTYLADKGLKTFADIAKFEKELGGKIYGIEPGSGANTQIKAMIAKNQFGLGKFQLVESSEAGMLAAVDRAVRRKEAVVFFGWAPHPMNVNVKMTYLTGSDDALGPNEGMATVWTVTAPKYAEQCPNVGRLLSNLTFTAEDESRMMQPLLDHKDAFESARQWLKDHPEDKQRWLDGVTTFDGKPAAENLQLTSK
- a CDS encoding 3-keto-5-aminohexanoate cleavage protein; protein product: MNHDVIITCALTGAGDTTAKSPHVPVTPKQIAAAAVEAAKAGATVVHCHVRDPQTGKFSRDVALYREVMERIREADVDIIVNLTAGMGGDLEIGAGENPMEFGPNTDLVGPLTRLAHVEELLPEICTLDCGTLNFGDGDTIYVSTPAQLRAGAKRITELGVKAELEIFDTGHLWFAKQMIKEGLLDNPLFQLCLGIPWGAPADTTTMKAMVDNLPADAVWAGFGIGRMQMPMAAQAVLLGGNVRVGLEDNLWLDKGVLATNGQLVERASEILSRLGARVLTPAEGRKKMGLTQRG